In a single window of the Candidatus Lernaella stagnicola genome:
- a CDS encoding U32 family peptidase, translated as MAEETTTKLVLAVGTNFDNDLIERLRGLHVAELYGATSATPFGGGRPKMVLPHLSAERVQEHIRNARDAGFRFSYLFNAACYGNHEFIARHQHTLLDYAAELVDWGVTGFTVASPFLIDLLSRRFPDVAIKASVFCQIDSISRLQYYLAAGVTEVAFPFDANRNFEFLKAARAATDARFTLVGNELCLFKCMYTPFHGCAVAHDSQGFDRGGSPLAHNYWVLRCTGDRYRHPEEFLKARWLRPEDLDTYEEMGVNVVKLATRDKSTGWIVRCATAYHERHYDGNLLDILNSIEGYVEYQRQHDPRFSRKIALARRVPGPLFKAMAAVASRLPGFRGRNTFASFGRMPGDLAHLLLEYYEQTPQVEIDNRVLDGFLDRFREIDCLDTDCDTCGHCRHFADQSVRFDDSAVQRQLERIEQILARVRVDGER; from the coding sequence ATGGCAGAAGAAACAACAACGAAGCTTGTTCTCGCGGTCGGCACGAATTTCGATAACGACCTCATCGAGCGCCTCCGCGGTTTGCACGTCGCCGAATTGTACGGCGCGACAAGCGCAACGCCATTCGGCGGCGGACGGCCCAAAATGGTGTTACCGCACCTCTCCGCCGAACGCGTGCAGGAGCATATTCGGAACGCTCGCGACGCCGGATTCCGTTTTTCCTACCTGTTCAACGCGGCATGCTACGGCAACCACGAATTTATCGCTCGCCACCAACACACGTTGCTCGACTACGCAGCCGAACTCGTTGATTGGGGCGTCACCGGCTTCACGGTGGCGTCGCCGTTTTTGATCGACTTGCTGTCGCGACGCTTTCCCGATGTGGCCATCAAGGCCTCCGTCTTTTGTCAGATTGATTCGATTTCCCGCCTGCAATACTACTTGGCGGCGGGCGTCACCGAAGTGGCCTTTCCCTTCGACGCCAACCGGAATTTTGAGTTCCTCAAAGCCGCCCGCGCCGCCACCGACGCGCGTTTTACTTTGGTCGGCAACGAATTGTGCCTGTTCAAATGCATGTATACGCCTTTCCACGGCTGCGCGGTGGCGCACGATTCCCAGGGGTTCGATCGTGGCGGATCGCCGCTCGCTCACAACTACTGGGTGCTGCGCTGCACCGGCGACCGTTACCGGCATCCGGAAGAATTTCTCAAGGCGCGGTGGCTGCGTCCCGAAGACCTCGACACGTACGAAGAGATGGGCGTCAACGTCGTCAAACTCGCCACACGCGATAAGTCCACAGGCTGGATCGTGCGTTGCGCCACGGCGTACCACGAACGTCACTACGACGGCAATTTGCTCGACATCCTCAACTCCATAGAAGGATACGTGGAGTATCAGCGCCAACACGATCCGCGCTTTTCCCGCAAGATCGCACTGGCCCGCCGCGTGCCGGGTCCTTTGTTCAAAGCGATGGCGGCGGTGGCGTCGCGGTTGCCCGGATTTCGCGGTCGCAACACTTTCGCCTCTTTCGGCCGCATGCCCGGCGACCTCGCGCACTTATTACTGGAGTACTATGAACAAACGCCGCAGGTGGAGATCGATAACCGCGTGCTCGATGGTTTTCTCGACCGTTTCAGGGAAATCGATTGCCTGGACACCGACTGTGATACCTGTGGCCATTGCCGCCATTTTGCCGACCAAAGCGTTCGATTCGATGATTCCGCAGTGCAACGGCAATTGGAACGGATCGAGCAGATCCTCGCGCGGGTGCGCGTGGACGGCGAGCGATAG
- a CDS encoding sulfite exporter TauE/SafE family protein, with protein MGLEVLLLGVIVFCGYSVGSAMGFGASLISVTLAANFLPIDFIVPTLVPFNIAVSAYLVIRHRHEVKRDLFFRRILPWAGLGMPFGLAVFTLAETDHHKWAFGAFVFVLSSLELVRLLRRREAPLRPLPGGLARVFLFGGGFIQGLWVSGGPLVAYWAAREIERKENFRATLAALWMVLNSGLLIGHLATGKLVAANLRVVGVLLPVLALAVAVGEWLHPRIPERSFRITVYVLLAAAGLSIILR; from the coding sequence GTGGGCCTGGAAGTACTGCTGCTGGGCGTGATCGTTTTTTGCGGCTATTCCGTGGGCTCGGCCATGGGATTCGGCGCGTCGCTGATCTCCGTTACGCTGGCGGCCAATTTCCTACCGATCGATTTCATCGTGCCGACCTTGGTGCCCTTCAACATTGCCGTGTCGGCCTACCTGGTCATTCGCCATCGTCACGAAGTGAAGCGCGACCTGTTTTTTCGCCGCATTCTCCCTTGGGCCGGGCTCGGCATGCCCTTTGGTTTGGCCGTCTTCACACTGGCGGAGACGGATCATCATAAGTGGGCTTTTGGCGCATTCGTCTTCGTGCTGTCCAGTTTGGAACTCGTTCGACTTCTGCGCCGCCGCGAAGCGCCGTTGCGTCCCTTGCCTGGAGGCCTGGCGCGCGTGTTCTTGTTCGGCGGCGGTTTCATCCAAGGGTTGTGGGTGTCGGGCGGGCCGTTGGTTGCCTACTGGGCGGCGCGCGAAATCGAGCGCAAAGAAAATTTTCGCGCCACGCTGGCTGCGCTGTGGATGGTGCTCAACTCCGGATTGCTGATCGGCCACCTCGCCACCGGCAAACTGGTGGCCGCCAACCTGCGCGTGGTGGGTGTACTTCTTCCGGTATTGGCGTTGGCGGTGGCGGTCGGTGAATGGTTGCACCCGCGCATTCCGGAACGGAGTTTTCGCATCACCGTGTACGTGTTACTTGCCGCGGCGGGTTTGTCAATTATCCTGCGTTGA
- a CDS encoding TetR/AcrR family transcriptional regulator: protein MGTKERILEAADELFGEVGFDGASTRKIAARSGANKALIHYHFKTKEGLLGSVLDRYYQRLGDTLSQSIAQSNTLRERIAAMIEAYSDFLSRNRNFSRIVQRESSGGKNLERIGRHMKPLFETGRELMDETYPGIQNTDMAASQLLITFYGMIVSYFSYSEVLSHLLDTDPLSPESLARRKKHVHGLMDIVFAAIAKYEVPQTERQHEIKQQ, encoded by the coding sequence ATGGGTACCAAAGAGCGCATACTTGAAGCAGCCGATGAGCTGTTCGGTGAGGTGGGGTTTGACGGCGCGTCAACGCGCAAGATTGCCGCGCGATCCGGCGCGAACAAGGCGCTGATTCACTATCATTTCAAGACGAAAGAGGGACTGCTCGGCAGCGTTCTGGACCGCTACTACCAGCGGCTCGGCGACACGCTGAGTCAATCGATCGCGCAATCGAATACCCTTCGCGAACGCATTGCCGCGATGATCGAGGCCTATTCCGATTTCCTGAGCCGCAACCGCAATTTCAGCCGCATCGTGCAGCGCGAATCGTCCGGCGGGAAAAACCTGGAGCGGATTGGGCGACATATGAAACCGCTTTTTGAAACCGGGCGCGAGTTGATGGATGAAACCTACCCCGGCATTCAAAACACCGACATGGCGGCCTCGCAGTTACTCATCACCTTTTACGGCATGATCGTCAGCTACTTTTCCTATAGCGAGGTGCTGAGTCACCTTTTGGATACCGATCCTCTTTCCCCCGAAAGCTTGGCCCGACGCAAGAAACACGTGCACGGCTTGATGGATATCGTCTTCGCCGCAATCGCCAAGTACGAGGTTCCGCAAACGGAAAGGCAACATGAAATCAAACAACAATAA
- a CDS encoding NAD-dependent epimerase/dehydratase family protein, with protein sequence MKSNNNNGQRRTKSAVARERVLVTGADGMLGNHLVRELLSAGYPIRVLLQPDTDPSTLKGLPIQRFHGDVRDEEAVTQAVDGCTFVFHCAAITDLRAPRDLVWDVNVEGTRRVVDAAVAAKVKRLVFVGSASSFPFGTASSPGRETSAPLPDHYQGIPYMESKHAAMELVSEAVRERGLDAVVVVPSFMIGAFTHRPGSADLIKAFLDGKLWLSSHGGRNFVYAGDVATAMVNALHRGKSGERYLLAGENLTYSAFLNKTAEVSGLRPPVLTLPDWIVNLVGRVNTLREKLTNKPTALNYTITRISLLETYYSAEKATRELGMPHTPIKQAIAASIAGLKRYGQVK encoded by the coding sequence ATGAAATCAAACAACAATAATGGACAGCGTCGCACAAAGTCGGCCGTCGCCCGGGAGCGCGTTTTAGTCACCGGCGCCGACGGCATGCTGGGTAATCACCTGGTTCGCGAGCTGTTATCCGCCGGGTACCCGATTCGAGTTTTACTGCAACCCGACACCGACCCATCCACGTTGAAAGGCCTGCCGATCCAGCGGTTTCACGGCGACGTCCGCGACGAAGAAGCCGTGACGCAGGCGGTGGACGGTTGTACTTTCGTCTTTCATTGTGCGGCGATTACCGATTTGCGCGCGCCGCGCGATTTGGTGTGGGACGTCAACGTCGAGGGAACGCGTCGCGTGGTGGACGCCGCAGTCGCCGCCAAGGTGAAACGGTTGGTTTTCGTGGGTTCGGCCAGTTCGTTCCCTTTCGGCACCGCTTCCTCGCCGGGCCGCGAAACCAGCGCGCCCTTGCCCGACCACTATCAGGGCATTCCGTATATGGAGTCCAAGCACGCGGCCATGGAGTTGGTGTCGGAGGCTGTTCGGGAACGAGGCCTGGATGCCGTGGTCGTCGTTCCGAGCTTCATGATCGGCGCCTTCACGCATCGTCCCGGCTCGGCGGACCTGATCAAGGCGTTTCTAGACGGCAAGCTGTGGCTGTCGTCGCACGGCGGGCGGAATTTTGTATACGCAGGGGACGTCGCAACCGCGATGGTCAACGCGCTGCACCGGGGAAAATCGGGTGAGCGCTACCTACTGGCCGGCGAGAATCTCACGTATTCGGCGTTTCTGAACAAGACAGCCGAAGTTTCGGGGCTGCGTCCCCCCGTGCTCACGCTGCCGGACTGGATCGTGAACCTGGTTGGAAGAGTGAACACGCTGAGGGAAAAGCTAACCAACAAACCGACGGCTTTGAACTACACGATTACCCGGATATCGCTGCTGGAAACATACTACAGCGCCGAGAAAGCCACGCGGGAATTGGGAATGCCGCACACACCCATCAAACAGGCCATCGCAGCGTCCATTGCCGGGCTGAAGCGCTACGGCCAGGTGAAATGA
- a CDS encoding aspartate aminotransferase family protein, whose translation MRFPKTGLSKEEIFAKMQEYRGSDLEWSSGRVWSYVYDAGREAEEVGKRAYMDFLHESGLDPTAFPSLMRFENELVAMSAAHVNGDENVVGNFTSGGTESIILAIKAARDYFRVHKPEIKEPEMILPVTAHAAFHKAGHYLDVKPVLSAVDPVTFKADVESIRQAITPNTIVVVGSAPSYAHGVLDPITEIGQVTLEHGLWYHVDACMGGFLLPYFRRLGEDIPPFGFDVPGVWSLSMDLHKYAYCLKNASIILYKSNELRRYQIYACSNWTGYTIVNNAIQSSKTGGPIAAAWAVVNFLGDEGYLELARKKLEVMKQIVAGVDAIEDLQVLGSPQMCLVCFTSDTLNVFHLVDEMKLRGWFLQPQLAFDVSPENVHVSINAGNYDHAEAMLKDLRECVEIAKGIESSDLADTIREAFGQVDPADFDESAFQNMLAVAGMTGVELPERMAEINEVLNALPVPLREKLLVEFLNQLFA comes from the coding sequence ATGCGATTCCCGAAGACCGGACTGAGCAAGGAAGAGATTTTCGCCAAGATGCAGGAATACCGCGGTTCCGACCTCGAATGGTCCTCCGGTCGCGTTTGGAGCTACGTTTACGATGCCGGGCGCGAGGCCGAGGAAGTCGGGAAGCGCGCGTACATGGATTTCCTGCACGAAAGCGGTCTGGACCCCACCGCGTTTCCGAGCCTCATGCGCTTTGAAAACGAATTGGTGGCAATGTCCGCCGCGCACGTCAACGGCGACGAGAACGTCGTGGGCAATTTCACCAGCGGCGGCACCGAAAGCATCATTCTGGCCATCAAGGCGGCGCGCGACTACTTCCGCGTTCACAAGCCCGAGATCAAGGAACCGGAGATGATCCTGCCGGTCACCGCGCACGCCGCGTTTCACAAGGCGGGGCACTACCTCGACGTGAAACCGGTGCTGTCGGCGGTCGACCCGGTGACTTTCAAGGCCGACGTGGAATCGATCCGCCAGGCGATCACGCCCAACACGATTGTCGTCGTGGGCTCGGCGCCTTCCTACGCGCACGGCGTGCTGGACCCGATCACCGAGATCGGGCAGGTAACCCTCGAACACGGTCTTTGGTATCACGTCGACGCCTGCATGGGCGGTTTTCTACTGCCGTACTTCCGGCGGCTTGGCGAAGACATCCCGCCCTTCGGGTTCGATGTGCCGGGTGTCTGGTCGCTGTCGATGGACCTGCACAAATACGCTTACTGCCTGAAGAACGCGTCGATCATTTTGTACAAGAGCAACGAGTTGCGGCGTTACCAGATCTACGCTTGCTCGAACTGGACCGGTTACACGATCGTCAATAATGCGATTCAGAGCAGCAAAACCGGCGGACCCATCGCGGCGGCGTGGGCGGTCGTCAACTTCCTAGGCGACGAAGGCTACCTTGAGTTGGCGCGCAAGAAACTCGAAGTGATGAAGCAAATCGTGGCGGGCGTCGACGCGATAGAAGACCTCCAGGTTCTGGGGTCTCCGCAAATGTGCCTCGTGTGCTTCACGTCCGATACGCTTAACGTATTCCACTTGGTCGACGAGATGAAACTGCGCGGTTGGTTCCTGCAGCCCCAACTCGCGTTCGACGTCTCGCCGGAAAACGTGCACGTGTCGATCAACGCCGGCAACTATGACCACGCCGAGGCGATGTTGAAGGACCTGCGCGAGTGCGTCGAAATCGCCAAAGGAATAGAATCAAGCGATCTGGCTGACACGATCCGCGAGGCTTTCGGCCAAGTCGATCCGGCGGACTTCGACGAAAGCGCTTTTCAAAACATGCTCGCCGTGGCCGGCATGACCGGCGTCGAGTTGCCCGAGCGCATGGCCGAGATCAACGAAGTGCTCAACGCCTTGCCCGTGCCGTTGCGGGAAAAATTGTTGGTCGAATTCTTGAATCAGCTTTTCGCGTAA
- a CDS encoding SDR family oxidoreductase, with translation MDYFRDKIALVTGGSRGVGLATARELARRGAKVAITARGEERLRRSERELIDAGAHVIAVPGDVGRWEDAQRMVEETLRAFGGLDILVNNAGVSMRGAFADLTPELCRRVVDTNLLGCIYTTRAAAASLTAAGGHVVFVSSIAGLLGLPGASIYCATKAALATLAESLRLELAEAGVHIGVAYLGFTEHDPEKRILAADGSPLPADRPAHHTQDYVARQLLRVIEQRRREAILTGFGKVGSWAHRLSPSLVEKAIRFAKQKNLGLYRDFS, from the coding sequence ATGGATTACTTTCGGGACAAAATCGCGCTGGTCACGGGCGGTAGCCGCGGCGTTGGATTGGCTACGGCCCGGGAATTGGCGCGGCGTGGCGCGAAGGTCGCTATCACGGCGCGGGGCGAAGAACGCCTGCGTCGCTCCGAGCGCGAACTAATTGACGCGGGGGCCCATGTCATCGCGGTACCGGGCGACGTGGGCCGTTGGGAAGACGCGCAACGGATGGTGGAAGAGACCCTCCGGGCCTTCGGCGGCTTGGATATTCTGGTTAACAACGCCGGGGTGTCGATGCGCGGCGCGTTCGCCGATTTGACGCCGGAACTGTGCCGGCGCGTCGTTGATACGAACCTGCTTGGTTGCATCTACACCACGCGAGCCGCCGCGGCGTCGTTGACGGCGGCGGGCGGACACGTCGTGTTCGTCTCGAGCATTGCCGGATTGCTGGGCCTGCCGGGCGCTTCGATCTATTGCGCCACGAAAGCGGCATTGGCGACCCTGGCCGAGTCGCTGCGTCTGGAACTGGCCGAAGCCGGTGTCCATATCGGCGTCGCGTATCTCGGTTTCACGGAACACGATCCGGAGAAGCGCATTCTAGCGGCCGACGGCTCGCCGTTACCGGCCGACCGCCCCGCGCACCACACGCAAGACTACGTCGCTCGGCAACTTTTGCGGGTGATAGAACAGCGCCGGCGCGAGGCCATCTTGACCGGTTTCGGCAAAGTAGGGTCGTGGGCTCACCGATTGTCGCCGAGTCTTGTGGAAAAAGCGATTCGTTTCGCCAAGCAAAAGAACCTGGGCTTATACCGAGATTTCTCTTGA
- a CDS encoding radical SAM protein: MNLLFLNPPRFFDTWPIPLDAARDFCNIPSVAFPLLARLAPEGTNVSFFDGFNESITRRQFIELIQRQDIVAMKSINSRGALGVEIAMRLIRQYNPRAKIILGGPHATAYPEPWVERGADAVFRHEAETEFTKLIETLAGDGDLSRVRGITYRDNGSMRNNPDAPFLENLDDSPPPDWSICNLSLYNANLTPHSRSGKSAAIEFSRGCTNHCAFCFVPYFWKNRQRRKSAARVLDEITELQARGVDEAGIVDDNFGVYAKRDREIFEELARRGAPIKFHAFVRADSILRDPELFELAGRGGLARILVGYESLTDEGLEYFNKGYPPGFTVAQHPEVYEITRRAGIFLYANFIVNSGQPFTHDLRVFMKASKISDGFGTTNWEPHLFTDLERQARDEQMPIKDSFYNFIHLSHFHRDSVLRRSVHILVAVASRVWPQRLWRAWRRQGVYLGETKGQLRLLVRWLFALRGSRLIDFLICQSSVMTSEEKEKRIVARNLERLTGRP, encoded by the coding sequence ATGAATCTGCTGTTTCTGAATCCACCTCGGTTTTTCGATACGTGGCCGATTCCGCTTGATGCGGCACGCGACTTCTGCAACATTCCTTCGGTCGCGTTTCCGCTACTGGCGCGCCTGGCGCCCGAGGGCACCAACGTTTCGTTTTTCGACGGCTTCAACGAGTCGATCACGCGGCGGCAATTCATCGAGTTGATTCAGCGACAGGACATCGTCGCGATGAAATCCATTAACAGTCGCGGCGCACTCGGCGTCGAAATCGCCATGCGATTGATTCGACAATACAATCCACGAGCGAAAATTATTCTGGGCGGCCCGCACGCCACTGCGTACCCCGAGCCCTGGGTCGAACGCGGTGCCGACGCGGTGTTCCGCCACGAAGCGGAAACGGAATTCACCAAGCTGATTGAAACCCTTGCAGGCGATGGCGACCTTTCGCGGGTGCGTGGCATTACATATCGTGACAACGGCTCCATGCGCAACAATCCCGACGCACCCTTTCTGGAGAACCTGGACGACAGCCCGCCGCCGGATTGGTCGATCTGCAACCTGAGCTTGTACAACGCCAACCTCACGCCGCATTCCCGCAGCGGAAAATCGGCGGCGATTGAGTTCTCGCGCGGCTGCACGAACCATTGCGCGTTCTGCTTCGTTCCTTACTTTTGGAAGAACCGGCAGCGGAGGAAATCCGCTGCGCGCGTGCTGGACGAAATTACCGAGTTGCAGGCACGTGGCGTCGACGAGGCGGGGATTGTCGACGACAACTTCGGCGTCTACGCCAAGCGGGATCGGGAGATATTCGAAGAACTCGCGCGGCGCGGCGCCCCCATTAAATTTCACGCGTTCGTGCGCGCCGACTCCATTTTGCGCGACCCCGAGTTGTTCGAACTGGCCGGGCGCGGCGGCTTGGCCCGGATTCTCGTCGGTTATGAGTCGCTGACCGACGAGGGGTTGGAGTACTTCAACAAGGGATATCCGCCAGGATTCACCGTCGCGCAGCACCCGGAGGTGTACGAAATCACGCGCCGCGCCGGAATCTTTCTCTACGCCAACTTCATCGTGAACTCGGGCCAACCTTTCACGCACGACCTAAGGGTTTTTATGAAAGCGTCCAAGATCAGTGACGGGTTCGGCACGACGAACTGGGAACCGCATCTATTTACGGACCTGGAGCGGCAGGCACGCGACGAACAGATGCCGATCAAGGATAGCTTCTACAACTTTATTCACCTGTCCCATTTTCACCGTGATTCGGTGTTGCGCCGCTCCGTTCACATTCTGGTCGCCGTGGCAAGTCGCGTATGGCCGCAGCGTCTCTGGCGGGCGTGGCGGCGTCAGGGCGTCTATCTCGGGGAGACGAAGGGCCAGTTGCGTTTGCTCGTTCGCTGGCTATTCGCGCTGCGCGGTTCGCGACTGATCGATTTCCTTATCTGCCAGTCGTCGGTAATGACATCGGAGGAAAAGGAAAAGCGCATCGTCGCGCGCAACCTCGAGAGGCTGACGGGCCGGCCGTAA
- a CDS encoding radical SAM protein, protein MSQYDVVMINTPLVRYGFNLSGVVSIPHLGLGYLGAVLDRAGYRVAYRNAQFTPENPLLHPAGLPDAPIYFLTAKITNLAPTHEIAVGLKRLKPNARVVLGGPCNIVQPDLLFEQFPAFDLLATGEGEAIVVPLVEALLAGGDMDALRAVPGMAIRHGDSTIDTGPAPSADLNEKLFPLRRLWRHHPLRLHPPYGIFPPATLMETARGCSYNCRFCCISKEPRSRPIDWVVEEARELVEDRGVREIHFVDPTFTMDPDRALALCRRLQDVRGSLHWSCKTRPDCVSPALLREMAASGCYMIAYGIESAASEVLDQVNKSIDLEQTRRALEETHAAGIRSIGYVLVGSPGETSATIRRTNRFIRKANTWFVLFGVYLPLPDAEREPDKAALIPEIIRYYTTGRSKEFETVAPAGFTHRQLNRWLLHSVLSFYFYPPAVWRILRGFGSLREVLHYGRGAAFLVAELGRFALRRFRSRFARNVQFSDSNKA, encoded by the coding sequence ATGAGCCAGTACGACGTCGTGATGATCAACACCCCCCTTGTACGGTACGGGTTCAACTTGAGCGGCGTGGTCTCGATCCCGCACCTGGGCTTGGGTTATCTCGGAGCCGTCTTGGATCGGGCGGGGTATCGCGTCGCGTATCGCAACGCGCAGTTTACGCCGGAAAATCCGCTGCTGCATCCCGCCGGTCTGCCGGATGCGCCGATCTATTTTCTGACGGCAAAAATCACGAACCTCGCGCCGACTCACGAAATCGCCGTTGGCCTCAAACGCCTCAAGCCCAACGCGCGCGTCGTTCTGGGCGGACCGTGCAACATTGTCCAGCCGGATTTGCTGTTCGAACAGTTCCCCGCCTTCGACCTACTGGCGACCGGCGAAGGTGAAGCGATCGTCGTGCCGCTGGTCGAAGCGTTGCTGGCGGGCGGCGACATGGATGCGCTCCGTGCGGTGCCCGGCATGGCGATACGGCACGGGGATTCCACCATCGACACCGGCCCCGCGCCTTCGGCTGACCTGAACGAGAAGCTCTTTCCGCTGCGGCGATTGTGGCGGCATCACCCGCTGCGCTTGCATCCACCCTACGGCATCTTTCCGCCTGCCACGCTCATGGAAACGGCTCGCGGCTGCAGTTACAACTGCCGTTTTTGCTGCATATCGAAAGAACCCCGCTCTCGGCCCATCGATTGGGTCGTCGAAGAAGCGCGCGAATTGGTGGAAGACCGCGGCGTGCGCGAGATACATTTCGTCGACCCCACATTCACGATGGACCCTGACCGGGCGCTGGCGCTTTGCCGACGGTTGCAGGATGTCCGCGGCTCGCTGCACTGGAGTTGTAAAACCCGCCCGGATTGTGTTTCACCGGCCTTGCTGCGCGAGATGGCCGCCTCCGGCTGCTACATGATCGCCTACGGCATCGAGTCGGCCGCTTCGGAAGTATTGGATCAAGTCAACAAGTCGATTGACTTGGAACAGACGCGGCGGGCACTGGAAGAAACCCACGCCGCCGGGATTCGCAGCATCGGCTATGTGCTCGTGGGTTCGCCGGGGGAGACCAGCGCCACGATTCGCCGGACCAATCGCTTTATCAGAAAGGCGAATACGTGGTTCGTGTTGTTCGGCGTCTACCTGCCGTTGCCGGATGCCGAACGGGAGCCCGATAAAGCCGCGCTGATTCCGGAAATCATCCGCTATTACACAACCGGTCGATCGAAAGAATTTGAGACCGTCGCACCGGCGGGCTTCACTCACCGGCAGCTCAACCGCTGGCTGCTACATTCGGTTCTGAGTTTCTACTTCTATCCACCCGCCGTTTGGCGGATCCTGCGGGGCTTCGGATCGCTAAGGGAAGTGCTGCACTATGGACGCGGCGCGGCGTTTTTGGTGGCGGAACTCGGTCGCTTTGCCCTCCGTCGCTTCCGGAGCCGTTTCGCCCGAAACGTGCAGTTCAGCGACAGCAACAAAGCTTGA